Proteins encoded in a region of the Neodiprion virginianus isolate iyNeoVirg1 chromosome 2, iyNeoVirg1.1, whole genome shotgun sequence genome:
- the LOC124299056 gene encoding follicle cell protein 3C-1, which yields MRLQILAVILCASQIYADETAQIATTSNETTTDAPTTETTPLGCVCGVFLSGQFKKGSKEQPKGNPALLHEHPDDFPCSIVGNKLCTNKCLDTIVKHLPNSPAILCGSIDRDCHKERAYLFIKNCKDEWINTNLSAGREYCCKDGLSYKCPILS from the exons ATGCGCCTACAAATTCTGGCGGTGATTTTGTGTGCGTCGCAAATCTATGCGGATGAAACGGCACAGATAGCAACGACAAGTAATGAGACAACGACCGATGCTCCTACAACTGAAACAACGCCACTCGGTTGTGTTTGCGGAGTATTTTTGAGCGGACAGTTCAAGAAGGGAAGCAAGGAACAACCCAAAGGGAATCCAGCTCTACTCCATGAACATCCGGACGATTTTCCTTGCTCAATTGTCGGGAACAAACTCTGTACCAACAAATGCCTCGACACT ATTGTCAAGCATCTTCCCAACAGTCCAGCGATTCTTTGTGGATCAATTGATCGTGATTGTCACAAAGAAAGG GCATACTTGTTTATAAAGAACTGCAAGGACGAATGGATAAATACAAATCTCTCAGCTGGACGCGAATACTGCTGCAAAGATGGATTGTCGTACAAGTGTCCAATTTTAAgctga
- the LOC124296878 gene encoding armadillo repeat-containing protein 7, which translates to MFTRKEQLIARTGKNKVGRFEFLKLLTNEFKTSKSKEAKTQVLANLVNFAYDPINYEYLRKLGVIDLFLYLLSEDDKDFIRFSIGGICNLCLDPQNKDYIIHSHGVQAVSSLLTSSDEETVLSAITTLMFLITPFSKPLITSPEIIESMIYFSNSSNIRIKNLATIFLTDYCSDTNVKHIKEHPTVVPVSAIPLPQFVMNSRLFTFCARYSRSYSAKLPSKLASDQYLKPGDSITITKSITEDDILSFAKLTDDFNPIHITSPKNIVHGAFLNGLVSGVIGTKLPGAGTIVVEQIIRYPKPCYAGDTVSISVEIVTVRKIIKCKYRCIANMERIVLEGEAKLMASNAQVKKISFTQ; encoded by the exons ATGTTTACTAGAAAAGAACAATTGATTGCACGTACAGGAAAGAATAAGGTTGGACGTTTTGAATTCTTAAAACTTTTGACCAACGAATTCAAAACTTCAAAGTCTAAAG AAGCAAAGACACAAGTGTTGGCTAACTTGGTCAATTTTGCCTACGATCCAATAAACTATGAATATCTACGTAAACTGGGAGTAATCGATCTGTTTCTATATTTACTCTCCGAAGATGACAAAGATTTTATCCGTTTTTCCATCGGTGGAATCTGCAACTTGTGTTTAG ATCCACAGAACAAGGATTACATCATTCACAGTCACGGTGTGCAGGCTGTATCGTCTCTGCTGACATCCTCTGATGAAGAAACGGTTCTTTCAGCTATAACGACACTGATGTTCCTGATCACGCCTTTTTCAAAACCACTAATAACTTCCCCTGAAATTATCGAATCTATGATATATTTCTCAAATAGTTCCAACATTAGAATTAAAAACTTGGCAACGATATTCCTCACAGATTACTGTTCTGATACCAACGTTAAGCACATTAAAGAACATCCAACAGTTGTCCCAGTTTCCGCGATTCCGCTACCGC aattcgtGATGAATAGCAGGCTCTTTACATTCTGCGCAAGGTATTCAAGGTCCTACAGTGCCAAACTTCCATCTAAACTTGCCTCTGATCAATACCTCAAGCCTGGCGATAGCATAACTATAACTAAATCAATAACCGAGGATGATATTCTGAGTTTCGCCAAGCTCACTGATGACTTCAATCCAATTCATATAACGTCTCCTAAGAACATTGTACACGGAGCATTCCTAAATGGTTTGGTTTCCGGTGTTATCGGTACTAAATTGCCAGGTGCTGGGACGATAGTCGTCGAACAGATAATCAGGTATCCAAAGCCATGTTATGCTGGCGATACTGTTTCAATAAGCGTTGAAATAGTCACTGTAAGGAAAATTATCAAGTGTAAATATCGATGCATCGCTAATATGGAACGAATCGTTCTTGAAGGTGAAGCTAAACTCATGGCGAGTAATGCCCAAGTGAAGAAAATAAGCTTCACGCAGTAG